Proteins from a genomic interval of Phalacrocorax aristotelis chromosome 3, bGulAri2.1, whole genome shotgun sequence:
- the CEP162 gene encoding centrosomal protein of 162 kDa isoform X3 yields the protein MAHRISKEELDEQFEEFLKESLSDDSLGNSKKKSSILETLGQPRKKETKKKDSVPWWISEEDSDDGGMLGANGSFVKIQNSSQPMGETDENVHMEKMQLQKSNGVAVSLCRGSLETNDSVLASGPNQSIVGVGLDTLEEQEEQEIFFAKLEQEASSSIDYSRLNKGLDSNDSVLLAPFVRNEKTGKGEEESAHEEKSGSYSEDFEEETDANPAFKTEGSQVNQNNMSGVDLSPQEPEEANTGMLAKVVLLDSQDSTTELQKAIETSDVAVGEHYLPEEVRGTEMNEAGTSYGQTTSDIEALHQAYHHIDQSLGDTDEQKNLHDSATAASEYLAQGVSQNNDICSKNMSTIESDLPTVEELMKPIKGHSCNIRSSDVEPESPVKLVDSTANDLISHLPFKEYQSNTVWETNLLEKFNREESIFLQTAVNDDNFQRVTEKEIQTCDVQPDVLRGKIVQDSLLSQGSKTRQALRSSSLKNERSESMTTKPVLYKNIRSPAPLHKKKSSYGPHGVVRSSGYGKPTSLSKQSFPVNEKKTPKETLKKTSVKTKSPADRARSKEALFATRIIRSATNEPTLKGSFNRVTSGQSVVNNLGHQAVDYCRQYQHDLSFSPIKSCDRELYLLKRVQVAEEDLNTARDLIQQLTSTVSQKEKETETKIVELKTQHEKEISRLGQENYVLQSKLRSMEEQTREKRWTHHTATVPVTEEKLAQIQKEIEDQEVIIQGYQQENERLYKQMKELQIQNKKNEERMFKENQCLMSELIALREKVEKTNIQSRIVQDSEPARNQSFTELISELRAAQKEETKLQEEIRRLKQDKQALEVDLGQAKKERDLAKVQIASTSGEKSYEFKVMEESYKQEITHLKRRLQWYAENQDLLDKDAARLKDAREEIEKLKLEVEKLRAEAGHQCVQQKKRLPERAADAKRIQDLERQIREMEGILKRRYPNSLPALIYAAAAAEKANGLSAKTSTVDFLERRIKKLETELEGKDDEAKKSLRAMEQQFQKIKIQYEQRLVELEQLLAYKFMSESPKLDSDKASPAELEQELQNLKKTHQITIKNLQTEIENLKSQNSQLKLRGKKDNKDLESTDSQMKQGNTKDRLLKLNEELVTKNREIQDLTKTVEKLQKERMVMLSDNNLRNKTDNKENCTDILKKSTSATDKRNSSNSEPFLSIFKDDKIYQPRTFSDSNLSEVLQENAQLKEELDRLSLEMNQQRVKSQATLAYSENNIRRIQEETAEYVSSLKASHQREVEKILCQHAKEHSTSKVAELSSRISTQEILIKHLQEQITEQQRHQEALLVSQMREELLQKERLLMTAMLKRMVILSDPDVTGRVRDAGI from the exons TCTCTTTCAGATGATTCACTtggaaattcaaagaaaaaatccagCATTCTTGAGACATTGGGACAgcccaggaaaaaagaaacgAAGAAAAAGGATTCAGTGCCGTGGTGGATATCTGAGGAGGATTCAGATGATGGTG GAATGCTTGGAGCCAATGGAAGCTTTGTCAAGATACAGAACTCTTCTCAGCCTATGGGGGAAACAGATGAGAATGTGCACATGGAAAAGATGCAGCTTCAGAAAAGTAATGGGGTTGCTGTCTCCTTATGTAGAGGCAGCCTGGAGACAAACG attCAGTTTTAGCTTCTGGGCCTAATCAAAGTATCGTGGGAGTTGGACTGGATACCTTGGAAGAACAAGAAGAACAAGAGATCTTTTTTGCCAAACTTGAACAAGAAGCTTCCTCTAGTATTGATTATTCAAGATTAAATAAAGGGCTGGATTCCAATGATTCTGTATTACTAGCACCATTTGTACG aaatgaaaaaactggaaaaggagaagaggaatctgcacatgaagaaaaatctg GCAGCTACAGTGAAGATTTTGAGGAAGAAACAGATGCTAATCCAGCCTTTAAAACTGAGGGAAGCCAGGTGAATCAAAACAACATGTCAGGAGTTGATTTAAGTCCTCAAGAACCG GAAGAAGCAAACACTGGCATGCTGGCTAAAG TTGTATTACTTGATTCACAAGATTCAACTACAGAACTTCAAAAAGCCATTGAAACATCAGATGTAGCTGTAGGTGAACATTATTTGCCTGAAGAAGTCCGTGGAACTGAAATGAATGAAGCAG GCACTTCCTATGGACAAACCACCAGTGACATCGAAGCGTTACACCAAGCATACCATCATATTGATCAGTCTTTGGGAGACACTGATgagcaaaaaaacctgcatgaTTCTGCAACAGCAGCCTCGGAATACTTGGCGCAAGGTGTTTCGCAAAATAATGACATCTGCTCAAAAAACATGTCAACTATTGAGTCAG ATTTACCTACTGTGGAAGAATTGATGAAACCAATTAAAGGGCATTCATGTAATATCAGAAGTTCTGATGTGGAGCCTGAAAG TCCTGTGAAACTGGTAGACAGCACAGCAAATGACCTCATCAGCCACTTGCCCTTTAAAGAGTACCAGAGTAATACAGTTTGGGAGACAAACTTACTTGAAAAATTTAACAGAGAAGAGAGCATCTTTCTGCAGACAGCTGTGAATGACGATAACTTTCAGAGGGtgactgagaaagaaattcagACCTGTGACGTACAGCCTGATGTACTACGAGGAAAAATAGTACAAGACTCTCTGCTTTCACAAGGCAGCAAAACTAGACAA GCTCTTCGGTCTAGTTCCTTGAAGAATGAAAGATCAGAATCAATGACAACTAAACCGGTGTTATACAAGAATATCAGAAGTCCAGCACCTttacataaaaagaaatcttcataTGGTCCTCATGGGGTGGTTAGAAGTTCTGGGTATGGAAAACCCACATCACTCTCAAAACAGTCTTTTCCagttaatgaaaagaaaacaccaaaagaaACTTTGAAAAAGACCAGTGTGAAAACCAAAAGTCCTGCAGATAGAGCAAGATCTAAAG AAGCCTTATTTGCTACTAGGATAATAAGATCTGCAACAAATGAACCAACTTTGAAGGGAAGTTTTAACAGAGTTACGTCTGGCCAATCAGTTGTTAATAATCTTGGACACCAGGCTGTGGATTATTGCAGGCAGTATCAGCAT GATTTATCATTTTCTCCTATCAAAAGTTGTGATAGAGAACTGTATTTGCTGAAACGAGTACAAGTTGCAGAGGAGGACCTGAACACAGCTCGTGATTTGATTCAACAGCTAACCAGCACGgtttcacaaaaagaaaaagaaacagagacaaaGATAGTagaactgaaaacacagcatgAAAAAGAGATTTCTCGGTTGGGTCAGGAGAACTATGTTCTTCAGAGTAAG ttaAGAAGCATGGAAGAGCAGACTCGGGAAAAGAGATGGACCCATCACACAGCAACAGTTCctgtcactgaagaaaaactggcacaaatacaaaaagaaattgaagaTCAAGAGGTCATTATTCAAGGTTATCAACAG GAAAATGAGAGGTTatacaaacaaatgaaagagctacaaatccaaaacaaaaaaaatgaggaacGAATGTTTAAGGAGAATCAGTGTTTAATGTCTGAATTAATAGCCCTAAG AGAAAAGGTAGAGAAGACTAATATCCAGTCACGAATCGTGCAGGATTCTGAACCAGCCAGAAATCAAAGCTTCACAGAATTGATTTCAGAGCTTCGAGCTGCACAG AAGGAAGAAACTAAATTACAAGAAGAGATAAGACGTCTCAAACAAGATAAGCAAGCTCTTGAGGTAGACCTGGGACAAGCAAAGAAGGAGAGAGATTTAGCAAAAGTCCAGATTGCATCCACATCAG GTGAGAAGTCTTATGAATTTAAAGTTATGGAAGAATCATACAAACAGGAAATTACTCATTTAAAAAGGCGACTTCAGTGGTATGCAGAAAATCAAGATCTTCTGGATAAAGATGCAGCCCGTCTTAAAGATGCAAGAGAAGAAATTGAGAAACTAAAACTAGAG GTTGAGAAGCTCAGAGCTGAAGCTGGACATCAGTGTGTGCAACAGAAGAAACGTTTGCCAGAAAGAGCGGCAGATGCTAAAAGAATACAGGATCTTGAGCGACAA atcagagaaatggaaggaattCTAAAAAGAAGGTACCCAAATTCTTTGCCTGCTTTGatttatgctgctgctgctgctgagaaagcTAATGGTCTTTCAGCTAAAACAAGCACTGTTGATTTTTTggagagaagaataaaaaagttAGAAACAGAACTTGAAGGTAAGGACGATGAAGCTAAAAAAAGTCTCCGTGCCATGGAACAACagtttcaaaaaataaag ATACAGTATGAGCAAAGACTTGTAGAGCTTGAGCAACTGCTTGCCTACAAATTTATGAGCGAATCGCCAAAACTGGACAGTGATAAAGCCAGTCCTGCAGAACTTGAACAGGAGCTTCAGAATCTGAAGAAGACCCATCAGATCACCATTAAAAACCTCCAGACAGAAATTGAAAACCTTAAAAGTCAAAATTCCCAATTAAAACTCAGAGGTAAAAAGGATAATAAAGACTTAGAGTCCACAGACTCTCAAATGAAACAAGGTAACACAAAAGACAGGCTGCTAAAACTAAATGAAGAACTGGTCACCAAAAATAGGGAAATACAAGACCTTACAAAAACTGTAGAGaaacttcaaaaagaaagaatggtGATGTTGTCCGATAATaatttgagaaataaaactgataaTAAGGAAAACTGTACAGACATCTTGAAAAAGAGTACTTCAGCAACAGATAAAAGGAATTCCAGCAACAGTGAACCCTTTCTAAGCATTTTCAAGGATGACAAAATATACCAACCACGTACCTTTTCTGATTCTAACCTCTCGGAAGTTCTGCAAGAAAATGCACAGCTGAAAGAGGAGCTAGACAGATTGTCTCTAGAAATGAACCAGCAGAGGGTGAAGTCTCAAGCAACGCTGGcttattctgaaaataacatACGAAG GATACAGGAAGAGACAGCAGAGTACGTTTCATCTCTGAAAGCTTCCCATCAGAGGGAAGTGGAGAAGATTCTTTGCCAGCACGCAAAGGAGCATTCTACTTCTAAAGTAGCTGAACTAAGCAGCAGAATTTCAACACAAGAG ATATTAATAAAGCATCTCCAAGAACAAATCACTGAACAACAGAGACATCAGGAAGCCCTTCTAGTTTCACAAATGCGAGAGGAACTCCTACAAAAAGAG AGATTACTAATGACAGCGATGCTTAAGAGGATGGTCATCCTGTCTGACCCAGACGTTACAGGCCGAGTTCGAGATGCTGgcatttaa